In a genomic window of Gossypium arboreum isolate Shixiya-1 chromosome 9, ASM2569848v2, whole genome shotgun sequence:
- the LOC108456842 gene encoding T-complex protein 1 subunit delta-like: MAAVTAAQPRSSKTESYVDNKRKEDIRQANIKAARAVADAVRTSLGPKGMDKMISTANGEVIITNDGATILNKMEVLQPAAKMLVDLSKSQDSAAGDGTTTVVVIAGALLKQCLTLLSNGIHPTVISDSLHKASIKAVDVLTAMAVPLELSDRESLIKSASTSLNSKVVSQYSTLLAPLAVDSVLSVVDPAKPDMVDLRDIKIVKKLGGTVDDTQLVKGLVFDKKASHAAGGPTRMENAKIAVIQFQISPPKTDIEQSIVVSDYTQMDRILKEERNYILGMIKKIKATGCNVLLIQKSILRDAVTDLSLHYLAKAKIMVVKDVEREDIEFITKTLNCLPIANIEHFRVEKLGHADLVEEVSLGDGKIVKVTGIKDMGRTTTVLVRGSNQLVLDEAERSLHDALCVVRCLVSKRFLIAGGGAPEIELSRQLGAWSKVLHGMEGYCVRSFAEALEVIPYTLAENAGLNPIAIVTELRNRHAQGEINAGINVRKGQITNILEENVVQPLLVSTSAITLATECVRMILKIDDVVNVR, translated from the coding sequence ATGGCGGCCGTGACTGCAGCTCAGCCGCGCTCTTCCAAGACCGAGTCCTACGTGGACAACAAGCGCAAAGAAGACATCCGCCAAGCCAACATCAAGGCTGCCCGAGCTGTGGCTGACGCCGTCCGAACCAGCTTAGGACCCAAAGGTATGGACAAAATGATCTCAACCGCCAACGGCGAAGTCATCATAACCAACGACGGCGCCACCATTTTAAACAAGATGGAAGTTCTGCAACCCGCCGCTAAAATGCTCGTCGATCTCTCCAAATCTCAGGACTCTGCCGCCGGTGACGGCACCACTACTGTTGTCGTCATTGCTGGTGCCCTCCTTAAGCAATGCCTCACCCTTCTCTCCAACGGTATCCACCCCACTGTTATATCCGATTCTCTCCACAAGGCTTCGATTAAAGCTGTCGATGTCCTCACCGCCATGGCCGTCCCTCTCGAGCTCTCCGATCGCGAATCGTTGATCAAATCCGCCAGTACTTCGTTGAACAGCAAGGTTGTTAGCCAATACTCAACACTTCTTGCCCCGCTTGCCGTTGATTCCGTTCTCTCCGTCGTTGATCCAGCAAAGCCGGATATGGTTGATTTAAGAGACATCAAGATTGTGAAAAAGCTAGGGGGGACCGTGGACGATACGCAGTTGGTTAAAGGGCTGGTTTTCGATAAGAAAGCGAGCCATGCTGCTGGAGGACCGACCAGAATGGAGAATGCAAAAATTGCGGTAATTCAGTTTCAGATTTCCCCTCCTAAAACTGATATTGAACAGAGTATTGTAGTTTCTGATTATACTCAAATGGATAGGATATTGAAAGAGGAAAGGAATTATATTTTGGGTATGATTAAGAAGATTAAAGCCACTGGTTGTAATGTTTTGTTGATCCAAAAGAGTATTCTGAGAGATGCAGTCACGGATTTGTCATTGCATTATTTGGCCAAGGCTAAGATTATGGTTGTTAAGGATGTTGAGAGGGAAGATATTGAGTTTATTACCAAGACTTTGAATTGTTTGCCTATTGCTAATATTGAGCACTTTCGAGTGGAGAAGTTGGGGCACGCAGATCTTGTTGAGGAGGTTTCGCTCGGGGATGGAAAGATTGTTAAGGTTACTGGGATCAAGGATATGGGAAGAACAACTACTGTTTTAGTTAGGGGTTCGAATCAGTTGGTCCTCGACGAAGCTGAGAGGAGTTTACACGATGCCTTATGTGTGGTCAGGTGTTTAGTGAGTAAAAGGTTTTTGATTGCAGGTGGTGGTGCTCCGGAGATTGAATTGTCGAGGCAGCTTGGTGCTTGGTCTAAGGTGTTGCATGGGATGGAGGGGTATTGTGTTAGGTCGTTTGCTGAGGCACTTGAAGTTATTCCTTATACGTTGGCTGAGAATGCTGGGTTGAACCCTATTGCTATTGTGACTGAGCTGAGGAATCGGCATGCTCAAGGGGAGATCAATGCTGGGATCAATGTGAGGAAGGGACAAATCACTAATATCTTGGAGGAGAATGTTGTGCAACCACTGCTTGTAAGCACAAGTGCAATTACATTGGCAACGGAGTGTGTGAGGATGATTTTGAAGATTGATGATGTTGTTAATGTGAGGTAG
- the LOC108454657 gene encoding mitochondrial succinate-fumarate transporter 1-like isoform X1, giving the protein MDESQTNQNPKSGYKQSIPPYMKAISGSFGGVMEACCLQPIDVIKTRLQLDTKGNYKGIIHCGATVSRTEGVRALWKGMTPFATHLTFKYALRMGSNAVLQSAFKDSTTGSLSNQGRVLAGFGAGVLEALLIVTPFEVVKIRLQQQKGLSPELFKYKGPIHCARTIIHEEGIFGLWAGAAPTVMRNGTNQAAMFTAKNAFDVILWKKHEGDQKVLQPWQSMISGFLAGTAGPICTGPFDVVKTRLMAQSRDGGELKYKGMIHAIQTIYAEEGLQALWKGLLPRLMRIPPGQAIMWAVADQIIGIKSWKTPCFFFLNAKWQIMLIL; this is encoded by the exons ATGGATGAATCTCAAACCAACCAAAACCCCAAGTCTGGATACAAGCAATCCATCCCTCCTTACATGAAAGCCATTTCTGGCTCCTTTGGTGGTGTAATGGAAGCCTGTTGTTTACAGCCGATTGATGTCATTAAGACCAGGTTGCAATTAGATACCAAAGGCAATTACAAGGGAATCATTCACTGCGGAGCCACCGTGTCCCGTACAGAAGGGGTACGGGCTCTTTGGAAAGGCATGACCCCCTTCGCCACGCATTTGACCTTCAAGTACGCGCTGCGGATGGGTTCCAATGCCGTCTTGCAAAGCGCGTTTAAGGACTCCACCACTGGCTCCTTGAGTAACCAGGGCAGGGTTTTGGCTGGTTTTGGTGCCGGGGTTCTCGAGGCCCTGCTTATTGTCACCCCTTTTGAG GTGGTGAAAATTAGACTGCAGCAACAGAAAGGCTTAAGTCCAGAACTTTTCAAGTACAAAGGTCCCATACATTGTGCTCGAACAATCATCCATGAAGAAGGCATCTTCGGGCTTTGGGCAGGAGCTGCCCCAACCGTGATGCGTAACGGGACAAACCAAGCTGCAATGTTTACAGCCAAGAATGCTTTTGATGTGATATTGTGGAAGAAACATGAAGGTGATCAGAAAGTCCTCCAACCATGGCAGTCTATGATATCAGGGTTCCTTGCAGGAACAGCAGGTCCGATATGTACCGGCCCCTTTGATGTTGTCAAAACTAGGCTGATGGCTCAGAGTCGAGATGGAGGAGAGTTGAAGTATAAGGGCATGATCCATGCAATCCAAACGATATATGCCGAGGAAGGACTTCAAGCTTTGTGGAAAGGATTGCTGCCTCGGCTCATGCGGATACCGCCCGGTCAAGCCATAATGTGGGCTGTTGCTGACCAAATAATAG GTATAAAATCTTGGAAAACTCCATGTTTTTTCTTCTTGAATGCTAAATGGCAGATCATGTTGATCTTGTAG
- the LOC108454657 gene encoding mitochondrial succinate-fumarate transporter 1-like isoform X2, translating into MDESQTNQNPKSGYKQSIPPYMKAISGSFGGVMEACCLQPIDVIKTRLQLDTKGNYKGIIHCGATVSRTEGVRALWKGMTPFATHLTFKYALRMGSNAVLQSAFKDSTTGSLSNQGRVLAGFGAGVLEALLIVTPFEVVKIRLQQQKGLSPELFKYKGPIHCARTIIHEEGIFGLWAGAAPTVMRNGTNQAAMFTAKNAFDVILWKKHEGDQKVLQPWQSMISGFLAGTAGPICTGPFDVVKTRLMAQSRDGGELKYKGMIHAIQTIYAEEGLQALWKGLLPRLMRIPPGQAIMWAVADQIIGLYERRYIYSAAL; encoded by the exons ATGGATGAATCTCAAACCAACCAAAACCCCAAGTCTGGATACAAGCAATCCATCCCTCCTTACATGAAAGCCATTTCTGGCTCCTTTGGTGGTGTAATGGAAGCCTGTTGTTTACAGCCGATTGATGTCATTAAGACCAGGTTGCAATTAGATACCAAAGGCAATTACAAGGGAATCATTCACTGCGGAGCCACCGTGTCCCGTACAGAAGGGGTACGGGCTCTTTGGAAAGGCATGACCCCCTTCGCCACGCATTTGACCTTCAAGTACGCGCTGCGGATGGGTTCCAATGCCGTCTTGCAAAGCGCGTTTAAGGACTCCACCACTGGCTCCTTGAGTAACCAGGGCAGGGTTTTGGCTGGTTTTGGTGCCGGGGTTCTCGAGGCCCTGCTTATTGTCACCCCTTTTGAG GTGGTGAAAATTAGACTGCAGCAACAGAAAGGCTTAAGTCCAGAACTTTTCAAGTACAAAGGTCCCATACATTGTGCTCGAACAATCATCCATGAAGAAGGCATCTTCGGGCTTTGGGCAGGAGCTGCCCCAACCGTGATGCGTAACGGGACAAACCAAGCTGCAATGTTTACAGCCAAGAATGCTTTTGATGTGATATTGTGGAAGAAACATGAAGGTGATCAGAAAGTCCTCCAACCATGGCAGTCTATGATATCAGGGTTCCTTGCAGGAACAGCAGGTCCGATATGTACCGGCCCCTTTGATGTTGTCAAAACTAGGCTGATGGCTCAGAGTCGAGATGGAGGAGAGTTGAAGTATAAGGGCATGATCCATGCAATCCAAACGATATATGCCGAGGAAGGACTTCAAGCTTTGTGGAAAGGATTGCTGCCTCGGCTCATGCGGATACCGCCCGGTCAAGCCATAATGTGGGCTGTTGCTGACCAAATAATAGGTCTTTACGAGAGAAGATACATTTATAGTGCAGCATTATAA